The following proteins come from a genomic window of Pseudomonas sp. WJP1:
- a CDS encoding FAD-binding protein, whose protein sequence is MPAAVNSTCTPIQPALQVADVDAVHWDDQCDVLVIGWGAAGACAALEARANGADVLVADRFTGGGASAKSGGVVYAGGGTRQQMAAGFADTPEAMFTYLRHETQGVVTDATLQRFCQDSVANLAWLEGHGVPYAHSMPPGGKTSYPSDGHFLYYSGNELVPSHRDELPPAPRGHRTVGKGQCGAVLYSHLKAACLRNGVRPKLQAAARRLVIDPTGQVLGAELWCLPAGSAQAQLHARWAARAERLQNFAPRYCDKLRQRVHQLECDFARPQLVRARRGVVLSTGGFIFNRELISQHAPKFRRNFKVGATGCDGSGLRLGLSAGAVGDRLQRVSAWRFINPPLCWPKGIVVNTLGQRFVNEEVYGATLGQPLCEEQGGKAWLVLDARLRGQSIKQALFAGYWWFQSLPALLLMLRGVRKGQSIEQLAQVTGMRADVLRGSLLAYNAAARGDAEDAFGKSRDSRQVLDQGPFYACDISVGNPVFPLGALTLGGLKVDEASGAVVDDQGQPIPGLYAAGRTAIGIPSHLYVSGLSLADCVFSGRRAGRSLTTAGTRVEVEPSEQLI, encoded by the coding sequence ATGCCTGCCGCTGTGAACTCAACCTGTACCCCGATCCAGCCGGCCTTGCAGGTGGCCGACGTCGACGCCGTGCACTGGGATGACCAGTGCGACGTGCTGGTCATCGGCTGGGGGGCGGCCGGTGCCTGCGCCGCCCTCGAAGCCCGGGCCAACGGCGCCGATGTGCTGGTGGCCGATCGCTTTACCGGCGGTGGTGCCAGCGCCAAGAGCGGCGGTGTCGTCTACGCTGGCGGTGGCACCCGGCAGCAAATGGCCGCAGGCTTCGCCGACACGCCCGAAGCGATGTTCACCTACCTGCGGCACGAGACCCAGGGCGTGGTAACTGACGCCACCTTGCAACGCTTCTGCCAAGACAGCGTGGCCAACCTGGCCTGGCTGGAAGGCCATGGCGTGCCCTATGCCCACAGCATGCCGCCGGGCGGCAAGACTTCGTACCCCTCGGACGGCCACTTTCTCTACTACTCCGGCAACGAGCTGGTGCCTTCGCACCGCGATGAGCTGCCACCAGCTCCCCGCGGCCATCGCACCGTGGGCAAGGGCCAATGCGGCGCTGTGCTGTATTCGCACCTCAAGGCTGCCTGCCTGCGCAACGGTGTACGTCCCAAGCTCCAGGCGGCTGCCCGGCGCCTGGTGATTGACCCCACGGGGCAGGTGTTGGGCGCCGAACTCTGGTGCCTGCCGGCCGGCAGTGCACAGGCGCAGTTGCATGCCAGATGGGCCGCACGGGCCGAGCGCCTGCAGAACTTCGCCCCACGGTACTGCGACAAGTTGCGCCAGCGCGTGCATCAACTGGAGTGTGATTTCGCCCGTCCGCAGCTGGTACGTGCCCGACGTGGGGTGGTGCTGAGTACCGGCGGGTTCATCTTCAACCGCGAGCTGATCAGCCAGCATGCGCCAAAGTTTCGTCGCAACTTCAAGGTCGGGGCGACCGGCTGCGATGGCAGCGGCCTGCGCCTGGGGCTCAGTGCCGGCGCGGTGGGGGATCGACTGCAGCGGGTCTCGGCCTGGCGCTTCATCAACCCGCCGCTGTGCTGGCCCAAGGGCATTGTGGTCAATACCCTCGGCCAGCGTTTCGTCAACGAAGAAGTCTACGGGGCGACGCTGGGCCAACCCCTGTGCGAAGAGCAGGGTGGCAAGGCGTGGCTGGTGCTGGATGCGCGCTTGCGCGGCCAGTCGATCAAGCAGGCGCTGTTCGCCGGTTACTGGTGGTTCCAGAGCCTGCCGGCACTGTTGCTGATGCTGCGCGGGGTGCGCAAGGGCCAGAGCATCGAGCAGTTGGCGCAGGTCACGGGCATGCGTGCCGATGTGCTGCGTGGCTCCTTGCTTGCCTACAACGCCGCCGCACGGGGTGACGCCGAAGATGCCTTCGGCAAATCCCGCGACAGCCGCCAGGTGCTCGATCAGGGGCCGTTCTACGCCTGCGATATTTCGGTCGGCAACCCCGTTTTTCCCTTGGGCGCGCTGACCCTGGGCGGGCTCAAGGTCGATGAAGCCAGTGGCGCGGTGGTGGACGACCAGGGGCAGCCGATCCCCGGCCTGTACGCGGCCGGGCGCACCGCCATCGGCATTCCTTCGCACCTTTACGTCAGCGGCCTGTCGCTGGCCGATTGTGTGTTTTCCGGGCGGCGTGCCGGGCGGTCGCTGACGACTGCCGGGACCCGCGTCGAAGTCGAACCCAGCGAGCAATTGATATGA
- a CDS encoding FadD3 family acyl-CoA ligase, which produces MTACSALPGTLTAWNPLPLSIPALLFASAERFAGRAAIEQDGIATDYRDLPALALGVCRSLMALGIEAGDRVAIWAPNCRDWVIAALGVHCAGAVLVPINTRMKGAEAADILTRSQARVLLMQGEFLGLDYQAMLAPLRPASLEQLVVMGPAQPRLATDLGWDGFLARGEPVSEVKARQRAVAVGPRHLSDLLFTSGTTGKPKGVMSAHGQTLRAYNEYVRVIGLQPGDRYLIINPFFHAFGYKAGWLTCLLAGATILPHAVFDAEAVFQRIAAERISVLPGPPTLYLSMLAHPHLAETDLSSLRIAVTGSSTIPPVLIERMRKELGVAVVTTAYGLTECGGLATICNPDDPADIVAATSGRAIEGTEVCIRSADNLPVAAGESGEICLRGFHVMQGYFNDPEATAQAIDADGWLHTGDIGNLDAEGNLQITDRLKDMFIVGGFNCYPAEIEAGLIEHSAIAQVAVIGVADERMGEVGCACVVLRQDRELDEPSLIAWARERMANYKVPRQVRFFEALPVNASNKVVKSELRAAVAGQARSCP; this is translated from the coding sequence ATGACCGCATGTTCCGCATTACCGGGCACCTTGACTGCCTGGAACCCGTTGCCCTTGTCGATTCCCGCCTTGCTGTTCGCCAGTGCCGAACGCTTCGCCGGCCGGGCGGCCATCGAGCAAGACGGTATAGCCACCGATTACCGTGATTTACCGGCATTGGCGCTCGGTGTCTGCCGCAGCCTGATGGCACTGGGAATCGAGGCGGGCGACCGCGTGGCGATCTGGGCACCGAACTGCCGCGATTGGGTGATCGCAGCCCTGGGTGTGCATTGCGCAGGGGCGGTACTGGTACCGATCAACACCCGCATGAAAGGTGCGGAGGCCGCCGACATCCTGACCCGCAGCCAGGCGCGTGTGTTGTTGATGCAGGGCGAGTTTCTCGGCCTGGACTACCAGGCGATGCTGGCGCCGCTACGCCCGGCCAGCCTGGAGCAACTGGTGGTCATGGGGCCGGCGCAGCCGCGGTTGGCCACCGACCTTGGCTGGGACGGTTTTCTCGCCAGGGGCGAGCCGGTCAGTGAGGTGAAAGCCCGCCAGCGTGCAGTGGCGGTCGGTCCGCGGCACTTGTCGGACTTGCTGTTCACCTCAGGCACCACGGGCAAACCCAAGGGGGTGATGAGCGCCCATGGGCAAACCCTGCGCGCGTACAACGAATACGTCAGGGTGATTGGCCTGCAGCCCGGTGACCGTTACCTGATCATCAACCCGTTTTTCCATGCCTTTGGCTACAAGGCCGGCTGGCTGACCTGTCTGCTGGCCGGCGCGACCATCCTGCCCCATGCGGTATTCGACGCCGAAGCGGTGTTCCAGCGCATCGCCGCCGAGCGCATCAGCGTACTGCCGGGGCCACCGACGCTGTACCTGTCGATGCTGGCGCACCCGCACCTGGCCGAGACCGACCTGTCGAGCCTGCGCATAGCCGTGACCGGATCATCGACCATCCCGCCGGTACTGATCGAACGCATGCGCAAGGAACTGGGAGTCGCCGTGGTGACCACGGCCTACGGCCTGACCGAATGTGGCGGCCTGGCGACCATCTGCAACCCGGATGATCCCGCCGACATCGTCGCCGCCACCAGCGGGCGGGCGATCGAAGGCACCGAAGTGTGCATCCGTTCGGCTGACAACCTGCCGGTGGCAGCGGGTGAGTCGGGGGAAATCTGCCTGCGCGGTTTCCACGTGATGCAGGGTTACTTCAACGACCCCGAGGCCACGGCCCAGGCCATCGATGCCGACGGCTGGCTGCACACCGGTGATATCGGCAACCTGGATGCCGAGGGTAACCTGCAGATCACCGACCGGCTCAAGGACATGTTCATCGTCGGCGGTTTCAACTGTTACCCGGCGGAAATCGAGGCGGGGCTGATCGAACACTCGGCCATCGCCCAGGTGGCGGTGATCGGGGTGGCGGATGAGCGCATGGGAGAAGTGGGCTGCGCCTGCGTGGTGTTGCGCCAGGACCGGGAACTGGACGAGCCATCGCTGATCGCCTGGGCGAGGGAGCGCATGGCCAACTACAAGGTGCCGCGCCAGGTGCGGTTCTTCGAGGCGCTGCCGGTGAACGCCTCGAACAAGGTGGTCAAGAGCGAGTTGCGCGCAGCAGTGGCGGGCCAGGCCCGCTCCTGCCCTTAG
- a CDS encoding FAD-dependent oxidoreductase has translation MTAKAQPVSHYDVIVVGSGAGAMTSALFAADQGLSVLVVEKSDKFGGTSAISGGGIWIPNNHYFAAKGGQDSVELALRYLKAATGEHGDEKRLRAYLKHAPQMIQALEHTSHVRYAVAQKYPDYYPQLPGSLAGGRTLDPELFDTSLLGDELANLRAPSPSTLLMGRIAWTARHAHKAMSRSFGWRLLILGLMLRYKLDFKWRRKSRRDRRAALGSSLVASLRRSLMDRNIPLWLNTDFQSLLTEDGRVSGVQVCRNGETLHLHARRGVIFGSGGFEQNQALRERYLPQPTQRDWSATPPGNNTGAALEAGVALGAATALMDWAWWAPTIAVPGEDKPRGVFAERAFPGALVVNSLGRRFVNEAAPYLEFVDAMYRDNQNTGGQSIPAWVIFDGHFRFNYAMGPLMPAQVMPDSRLRKQWLNSLYFKADSLSALAAQIGVDSAGLAQTVARMNEFARSGVDTDFGRGGNIFDRYYGDMNVKPNPCLAPLSKGPYYAMRLDAGDIGTKGGLLTNEHAQVVSQDGEAIPGLYAIGNCSASVMGTSYPGAGGTLGPAMTFGYIAANHIAAQR, from the coding sequence ATGACAGCTAAAGCTCAGCCTGTTTCTCACTATGACGTGATCGTCGTCGGCTCCGGCGCAGGGGCAATGACCTCGGCGCTGTTTGCCGCCGACCAGGGTCTGTCGGTATTGGTTGTGGAAAAAAGCGATAAGTTCGGCGGCACGTCGGCGATCTCCGGCGGCGGCATCTGGATTCCCAACAACCACTATTTCGCCGCCAAGGGTGGCCAAGACAGCGTTGAACTCGCGCTGCGGTACCTCAAGGCGGCCACGGGTGAGCATGGTGATGAAAAGCGCTTGCGCGCCTATCTGAAACACGCGCCGCAGATGATCCAGGCCCTGGAACACACCAGCCACGTGCGCTACGCCGTGGCGCAGAAATACCCCGATTATTACCCGCAACTGCCAGGTTCACTGGCGGGCGGGCGCACCCTGGATCCGGAGTTGTTCGACACCAGCCTGTTGGGCGACGAACTGGCGAACCTGCGCGCACCTTCACCTTCGACCCTGCTGATGGGGCGTATTGCCTGGACCGCCCGGCATGCGCACAAGGCCATGTCCCGCTCGTTCGGCTGGCGCTTGCTGATCCTCGGCCTGATGCTGCGCTACAAGCTGGATTTCAAGTGGCGTCGCAAGAGCCGTCGCGATCGCCGCGCCGCCCTGGGCAGTTCCCTGGTTGCCTCCCTGCGCCGTTCCCTGATGGACCGCAACATCCCGTTGTGGCTCAACACCGACTTCCAGTCGCTGCTGACCGAGGATGGCCGCGTCAGTGGCGTGCAGGTCTGCCGGAACGGTGAGACGTTGCATCTGCATGCCCGGCGTGGGGTGATCTTCGGCTCTGGCGGCTTCGAGCAGAACCAGGCGCTGCGCGAGCGCTACCTGCCGCAGCCGACCCAGCGGGATTGGAGCGCCACGCCGCCGGGCAACAACACCGGCGCCGCGCTGGAGGCCGGAGTTGCGCTGGGGGCGGCAACGGCCCTGATGGACTGGGCCTGGTGGGCGCCGACCATTGCCGTGCCGGGCGAAGACAAGCCACGGGGCGTGTTTGCCGAGCGGGCGTTCCCGGGGGCCCTGGTGGTCAACAGCCTGGGCCGGCGTTTCGTCAACGAGGCGGCCCCGTACCTGGAATTTGTCGACGCCATGTACCGCGACAACCAGAACACCGGTGGGCAGTCGATACCGGCCTGGGTGATCTTCGATGGGCACTTTCGCTTCAACTACGCCATGGGGCCTTTGATGCCGGCCCAGGTCATGCCCGACAGCCGCCTGCGCAAGCAATGGCTCAATTCCCTGTACTTCAAGGCGGACAGCCTGTCGGCGCTGGCGGCGCAGATTGGCGTCGACAGTGCGGGGCTTGCGCAGACCGTGGCACGCATGAACGAGTTCGCCCGCAGCGGCGTCGATACCGACTTCGGCCGTGGCGGCAACATTTTCGACCGTTACTACGGCGACATGAATGTGAAGCCCAACCCGTGCCTGGCGCCGCTGAGCAAGGGACCGTATTACGCCATGCGCCTGGATGCTGGCGACATCGGCACCAAGGGCGGGCTGCTGACCAACGAGCACGCCCAGGTCGTCAGTCAGGACGGCGAAGCGATTCCCGGCCTGTATGCCATTGGCAACTGCTCGGCGTCCGTGATGGGCACCAGCTATCCGGGCGCGGGCGGGACCCTCGGGCCAGCGATGACCTTTGGCTACATCGCGGCCAACCACATTGCCGCGCAACGCTGA
- a CDS encoding ferredoxin--NADP reductase gives MSLDYLTVRVARVIEETADSRSLEFELPEALAQRFRYRPGQFLTLRVPHQGGWLPRCYSLSSTPLLDEPLRVTIKRVRDGRASNWLCDAVQAGDSLQVLVPAGVFVPRQLDTDLLLFGGGSGVTPLLSILRSALLTGSGRILLIYANRDEASVIFRDSLKALASAHPQRLQVVHWLDSVQGIPAVSQLAELARPFARAEAFICGPGPFMDAAVSALQSLDMPTAQIHVERFVSLPEEGAVTAPVIVDTSQPASQLSVRLDGEEFEVPCAEGETLLDAMRRAGLKPPSSCLVGSCATCMCTVESGEVQMLRNDALDQQEMDQGWTLACQSLARSEHLRVLFPE, from the coding sequence ATGAGCCTGGACTACCTGACAGTGCGCGTGGCGCGCGTGATTGAAGAGACCGCCGACAGCCGCTCCCTGGAGTTCGAGCTGCCAGAGGCGCTGGCGCAACGTTTCCGTTATCGCCCCGGGCAATTCCTGACCCTGCGGGTGCCGCACCAGGGCGGCTGGCTGCCACGCTGCTATTCGCTGTCGAGCACACCGCTGCTCGATGAGCCGCTGCGCGTCACGATCAAGCGGGTGCGCGACGGGCGCGCCTCGAACTGGCTGTGCGACGCCGTGCAGGCGGGTGACAGCCTGCAGGTGCTGGTGCCGGCCGGGGTCTTTGTACCGCGCCAGCTGGACACTGACCTGCTGTTGTTCGGCGGCGGCAGCGGCGTGACCCCGTTGCTGTCGATCCTGCGTTCGGCGCTGTTGACGGGTTCCGGGCGGATCCTGCTGATCTACGCCAACCGTGACGAAGCCTCGGTGATCTTTCGCGACTCGCTCAAGGCCCTGGCCAGTGCGCACCCGCAGCGCTTGCAGGTGGTGCACTGGCTCGACTCGGTGCAAGGCATTCCGGCGGTGAGCCAGCTGGCGGAACTGGCCCGGCCGTTTGCGCGAGCCGAAGCGTTTATCTGCGGTCCCGGACCGTTCATGGATGCCGCCGTCAGCGCCTTGCAGAGCCTGGATATGCCCACCGCGCAGATCCATGTCGAACGTTTCGTTTCCCTGCCCGAAGAGGGCGCGGTCACGGCGCCGGTCATCGTCGATACCAGCCAGCCGGCCAGCCAGCTTTCGGTGCGCCTGGACGGTGAAGAATTCGAGGTGCCTTGCGCCGAAGGCGAAACCCTGCTCGATGCCATGCGCCGGGCGGGCCTGAAACCGCCGAGTTCCTGCCTGGTGGGCTCCTGTGCCACCTGCATGTGTACCGTCGAAAGTGGCGAAGTGCAGATGCTGCGCAACGATGCCCTTGATCAACAGGAAATGGACCAGGGCTGGACGCTGGCGTGCCAGTCCCTGGCCCGCAGCGAGCACCTGCGGGTGCTCTTTCCCGAATAA
- a CDS encoding enoyl-CoA hydratase gives MSDSLPAPVLLEYPTPGVALLRLNRPHATNALSLELQALLSQYFSELGNNPEVRCILLTGGDKVFAAGGDINSLAGVGPIDIYQRHTERVWAPIQHCPKPVIAAVCGYAYGGGCELAMLADIIVAGRSARFCQPEIRIGIMPGIGGTQRLVRAVGKAKAMRMALTGQPITAEEAWISGLVSEVVDDDQVKTHALKLAQLIAAMPPLAAEQIKEVILAGMDAPLETGLALERKANALLFASRDQKEGMQAFIEKRPAQFEGR, from the coding sequence ATGTCCGACTCACTGCCCGCGCCGGTACTGCTGGAGTACCCGACCCCCGGTGTCGCCCTGCTGCGGCTTAACCGCCCACACGCCACCAACGCCCTGAGCCTTGAGCTGCAGGCCCTGCTGTCGCAGTACTTCAGCGAGCTGGGGAATAATCCTGAGGTGCGCTGCATCCTGTTGACCGGAGGCGACAAGGTGTTCGCCGCCGGTGGCGATATCAACAGCCTGGCCGGGGTCGGCCCGATCGATATCTACCAGCGCCATACCGAGCGGGTCTGGGCACCCATCCAGCATTGCCCCAAGCCCGTGATAGCGGCCGTGTGCGGCTACGCCTATGGCGGTGGCTGCGAGCTGGCCATGCTCGCCGACATCATCGTGGCCGGGCGCAGCGCGCGGTTTTGCCAACCGGAGATCCGCATCGGCATCATGCCCGGCATTGGTGGCACCCAGCGCCTGGTACGCGCGGTAGGCAAGGCCAAGGCCATGCGCATGGCCCTGACCGGGCAGCCGATCACCGCCGAAGAAGCCTGGATCAGCGGCCTGGTCAGCGAGGTGGTGGATGACGATCAGGTAAAAACCCATGCCCTGAAACTGGCCCAGCTGATTGCTGCCATGCCGCCGCTGGCCGCCGAACAGATCAAGGAAGTCATACTCGCGGGCATGGATGCTCCGCTGGAGACCGGCCTCGCGCTGGAGCGCAAGGCCAATGCCTTGCTGTTCGCCTCGCGGGACCAGAAGGAAGGGATGCAGGCCTTTATCGAGAAAAGGCCTGCGCAGTTCGAAGGCCGCTAA
- a CDS encoding acyl-CoA dehydrogenase family protein, with protein MDSMRVKTPEEIQLLEQARRLVPALKNRTARADREFRVPDETIYELQQAGLLRALQPRAFGGYEVDPRTFFEIQMILAEGCMSTAWIYGVMGVHPWQLARYPIEAQRDVWGQDQSTLISSTYMPVAKVTVVEGGYRISGRWGFSSGSEHCQWCLLGGVLPADGDQAAEHGTFLIPRSDYRIEHNWDVLGLRGTGSHDIVVEDAFVPAHRVQRTNNNTIDATPGRLVNTNPIYAIPFAQVFTRAVSSSAIGALQGAINEFRASAAAHIGKHGMKTADDPVAQTTVAEATITVDSLRLVLERNYAHLMQLAEAGEYPDVETRLLYRYQSSYVTNICAEKVNELLRCMAASGLYNTNPVARLFRDLHQARGHIANNYMAFSRSLGAVQMGLPNPDPYV; from the coding sequence ATGGACAGCATGCGAGTAAAAACGCCGGAAGAAATCCAGCTGCTGGAACAGGCTCGGCGCCTGGTGCCAGCACTCAAGAACCGCACCGCGCGAGCTGATCGCGAGTTCCGGGTACCTGACGAAACGATATACGAGCTGCAGCAGGCCGGCCTGTTGCGAGCGCTGCAGCCCCGGGCATTCGGCGGCTACGAGGTCGACCCGCGAACCTTTTTCGAAATCCAGATGATCCTCGCCGAAGGCTGCATGTCCACGGCATGGATCTACGGAGTGATGGGCGTACACCCCTGGCAGCTGGCGCGTTACCCGATCGAAGCCCAGCGCGACGTCTGGGGCCAGGATCAATCGACGCTGATTTCCTCCACTTACATGCCGGTGGCCAAGGTCACCGTGGTTGAAGGCGGCTACCGCATCAGCGGGCGCTGGGGATTTTCCAGCGGCAGCGAACACTGTCAATGGTGCTTGCTGGGTGGCGTACTGCCGGCCGATGGCGACCAGGCGGCTGAGCACGGCACCTTCCTGATCCCGCGCAGCGACTACCGTATCGAGCATAACTGGGACGTCCTGGGGCTGCGCGGCACCGGCAGCCACGACATCGTGGTCGAGGATGCCTTCGTGCCGGCACACCGGGTGCAACGCACCAACAACAACACAATTGACGCAACGCCCGGACGCCTGGTCAACACCAACCCGATCTACGCCATTCCCTTTGCCCAGGTGTTCACCCGGGCGGTGTCCTCATCGGCCATCGGCGCCTTGCAGGGGGCGATCAACGAGTTTCGCGCCAGCGCCGCCGCGCACATCGGCAAACACGGGATGAAAACCGCCGATGACCCGGTGGCACAAACCACGGTGGCGGAGGCCACGATCACCGTCGACAGCCTGAGGCTGGTGCTTGAGCGCAACTACGCGCACCTGATGCAGCTGGCCGAGGCGGGCGAGTACCCGGACGTGGAAACCCGTTTGCTGTACCGCTACCAATCCTCTTATGTCACCAACATCTGCGCCGAGAAGGTCAACGAACTGCTGCGCTGCATGGCCGCCTCGGGGTTGTACAACACCAATCCGGTGGCACGCCTGTTCCGCGACCTGCACCAGGCGCGCGGACATATCGCCAACAACTACATGGCCTTCAGTCGCAGCCTCGGTGCCGTGCAGATGGGCCTGCCCAACCCCGACCCGTACGTATGA
- a CDS encoding amidase, producing MEHNTLPHGDTAAAPCADAVDGWPRRQVLKAGAVALGVGLLGRFADVRAASGLSAGDYQDLDAWAMVKGLQAGHFSAEDLLAAAIARCELVNPKVNAVNMRHDDYAHALLAARRKAATQAQGALAGVPILLKDLNTYLQGTTTSNGSRLFKDAPPASLTSTLIRRYELAGAVPFGKAASPEFGLTTTTESLAWGQTRNPWNLALSAGGSSGGSAAAVAAGIVPVAHATDGGGSIRIPASYCGLVGLKPTRYRTPSGPTRLEGSFGASVANVVSRSVRDTALFLDAGQGHEPGSPYWTQPLQRSYVEEIGREPGRLRVGLVRESLTGAPLDPAIAKVLEETVKQLLGLGHEVDELRLPIQAQQLFGAHGVAIGNSLLAMVDDREKALGRTLGPQDLEIITFGVLERASKATGEGVVRARHAFEDISMAMEQQFERFDVILSPVTASLTPALGELSLNQPYESYARKAMGSAGFTVLANVSGQPAISLPLGMSDSGLPVGMMFTARLGAEDVLLRLASQLEQDRPWAARRAAI from the coding sequence ATGGAACACAACACTTTGCCACATGGCGACACTGCTGCTGCACCCTGCGCCGATGCCGTTGACGGTTGGCCGCGACGCCAGGTTCTCAAGGCCGGCGCTGTAGCGCTGGGCGTAGGACTTCTGGGGCGTTTTGCCGATGTCCGTGCGGCGAGCGGTTTATCGGCCGGCGACTATCAGGACCTGGATGCCTGGGCCATGGTCAAGGGCCTGCAGGCCGGCCACTTCAGCGCCGAGGACTTGCTGGCCGCGGCGATTGCCCGCTGTGAGCTGGTCAATCCGAAGGTGAATGCGGTCAACATGCGCCATGACGATTATGCCCATGCGTTGCTGGCGGCCCGGCGCAAGGCCGCCACCCAGGCCCAGGGGGCGCTGGCGGGCGTGCCGATCCTGCTCAAGGATCTCAACACGTACCTGCAAGGTACGACCACCAGCAACGGCAGCCGTCTGTTCAAGGATGCGCCGCCGGCGAGCCTGACCAGCACCTTGATCCGCCGTTATGAACTGGCCGGGGCAGTACCTTTCGGCAAGGCCGCCAGCCCGGAATTCGGCCTGACCACGACCACCGAGTCGCTGGCCTGGGGGCAAACCCGCAACCCCTGGAACCTGGCGTTGAGTGCTGGTGGATCTTCCGGTGGCTCCGCCGCGGCGGTGGCTGCTGGCATCGTACCGGTCGCCCATGCCACCGACGGCGGTGGCTCGATTCGCATTCCAGCCTCCTATTGCGGGCTGGTCGGGCTTAAACCGACGCGCTACCGCACCCCAAGCGGGCCGACGCGCCTTGAAGGCTCGTTCGGTGCCAGTGTCGCCAACGTGGTCTCGCGCAGCGTGCGCGATACCGCCTTGTTCCTCGACGCCGGACAGGGCCATGAGCCGGGCAGCCCGTATTGGACCCAGCCGCTGCAACGGTCCTACGTCGAGGAAATAGGCCGCGAACCCGGTCGTCTGCGGGTGGGCCTGGTGCGTGAGTCGCTGACCGGTGCGCCGTTGGACCCGGCCATTGCCAAGGTCCTGGAGGAGACGGTCAAGCAGTTGCTCGGCCTTGGTCACGAGGTGGATGAACTGCGCTTGCCGATTCAGGCCCAGCAGTTGTTCGGCGCTCATGGTGTGGCAATCGGCAATTCATTGCTGGCGATGGTTGATGACCGTGAAAAGGCACTGGGGCGCACGTTGGGGCCGCAGGATCTGGAAATCATCACCTTTGGTGTGCTGGAGCGAGCGAGCAAGGCCACGGGTGAGGGCGTCGTCCGCGCACGGCATGCGTTTGAAGACATCAGCATGGCCATGGAACAGCAGTTCGAGCGTTTTGATGTGATCCTCTCACCGGTCACCGCCAGCCTGACACCGGCATTGGGCGAACTCTCGCTCAATCAGCCTTACGAAAGCTACGCACGCAAGGCCATGGGCAGCGCCGGTTTCACCGTGCTGGCCAACGTCAGCGGGCAACCGGCCATTTCATTGCCGCTGGGCATGAGTGACAGCGGTCTGCCAGTGGGCATGATGTTCACCGCTCGCCTGGGTGCCGAAGACGTGCTGCTACGGTTGGCTTCGCAACTGGAACAGGACCGTCCATGGGCCGCCAGGCGTGCAGCGATTTAA